In Zingiber officinale cultivar Zhangliang chromosome 3B, Zo_v1.1, whole genome shotgun sequence, a single window of DNA contains:
- the LOC121968432 gene encoding brassinosteroid-responsive RING protein 1-like, protein MRFHCDMYDAVPKPIVLFFLYLGYLRFSALVVLHFLGLYSSSEPIISPWEEHEFYFLDDNDAAARDSPPMSKLVPASPLKIKRQLRVVEFGSLGWRSHVDEDNEPTCVICLGNLAAQDKVRKLQNGTHGFHVECIDRWVDAGQASCPLCRADLLPAKEDDKWRSFLGRQR, encoded by the coding sequence ATGCGCTTTCATTGTGACATGTACGATGCGGTGCCGAAACCCATAgtgctcttcttcctctaccTCGGCTACCTTAGGTTCTCCGCCTTAGTGgttctccatttccttggcctTTACTCTTCGTCCGAACCGATCATCTCCCCGTGGGAAGAGCATGAGTTTTACTTCCTCGACGACAACGATGCCGCTGCCAGAGACTCACCGCCGATGTCGAAGCTTGTGCCGGCCAGCCCTCTCAAGATCAAGAGGCAGCTGAGAGTGGTTGAATTCGGTAGCCTAGGATGGAGGAGCCACGTGGACGAGGACAACGAACCCACGTGTGTCATTTGCCTAGGCAACTTGGCGGCGCAGGACAAGGTCCGGAAGCTCCAGAACGGTACCCATGGATTCCACGTGGAGTGCATCGATAGGTGGGTCGATGCGGGTCAGGCGAGTTGCCCTCTGTGCCGGGCAGACCTGCTGCCCGCAAAGGAGGATGACAAGTGGCGAAGTTTCCTCGGCCGTCAAAGGTAG